The segment CCGTCACTGAGCGCAACCCCGCCTGGACGGTCGGTCAGGCGGGAAGCGCCCAGTTTCGCTGTTGCCGCAGGTGATCAATATTCCCGGCCCCAGCGGACTTGGCGATTTCGTTACACCGCGTAGACTCCAGTCCCGTGATTCAGCTCGAGAACGTGACGAAGACGTATCCGAAGGCGTCTCGGCCGTCGTTGGACAATGTCAGCGTCGGCATCGAGAAGGGTGAGTTCGTCTTCTTCATCGGCCCCTCCGGTTCCGGCAAGTCGACGATCATCAAGCTGCTCCTCCATGAGGTCGCACCGACCCGTGGCAAGGTAGTGGTGAACGCCAAGGACGTGACCACCCTCCGGTCGTGGAAGGTCCCGCACTTCCGCCGGTCCATCGGCTGCGTGTTCCAGGACTTCCGCCTGCTGCCCAACCGCACCGCGTACGAGAACGTCGCGTTCGCCCTCGAGGTGATCGGCAAGACGAAGGCCGTCGCCCGGCGCGTCGTTCCCGAGGTGCTCGAGCTGGTCGGCCTCGGCGGCAAGGAGCACCGGTACCCGCACGAGCTCTCCGGTGGTGAGCAGCAGCGTGTCGCGGTCGCCCGGGCGTTCGTGAACCGGCCGCTGATCCTGCTGGCCGACGAGCCCACCGGTAACCTCGACCCGGACACGTCGATCGAGATCATGCGGCTCCTGGACCGGATCAACCGGACCGGCACGACGGTCGTGATGGTCACCCACGACTCCAACATCGTCAACCAGATGCGCCGGCGGGTCATCGAGATCGAAAGCGGACGGATCGTCCGTGACCAGGCGCGCGGTGTTTACGGATAGACCCTGCTCCGCCCCCTTATCGACAGCTAGAGCAGAGACACGCGGAGTCCTGGAAGGATCCCCCCGATGCGCGTGAAGTACGTACTCAACGAGGTCCTGGTGGGCCTGTGGCGAAACGTCACGATGACGGTCGCCATGATCATCACCATGTCGGTCTCGTTGACCATGCTGGGCGCCAGCGTGTTGATGTACATGCAGGTCGACCAGATGAAGAACTTCTACTACGACAAGATCGAGGTCTCGATCTTCCTCACCAACGAGGCGACCGACGGCGAGAAGCAGGCCATCGAGCAGGCTATCGACGGGTCCGGTCTGGTCGAGGAGAAGACGCACGAGACGAAGGAGCAGGCCTTCGCGCGCTTCCAGGAGCTCTGGAAGGACTCGCCGGACTTCGTCCAGGCGATCAACGCGGACAGCCTTCCCGAGTCGTTCCGGGTCCGGCTCACCGACCCGGAGAAGTACGACGAGTTCGCCAAGAAGATCGAGGGGCTGGCCGGTATCCGGCAGGTCATCGACCAGCGCACATTGCTGGACAAGGTCTTCAACATCTTCAACTCGATCCAGGTGATGTCCCTGGTGGTCGCGGCGGTGATGGCTTTCGCCGCGTTGCTGCTGGTCGGTAACACCATCCAGGTGGCGGCGTACAGCAAGCGCCGTGAGGTCGCGGTCATGAAACTGGTCGGCGCGTCGAACTGGTTCATCCAGGCGCCGTTCGTGCTCGAGGCGGTCGTCGCCGGCCTGATCGGTGCGATCCTCGGTTTCGTCGCGCTCTTCATCGGCAAGGTGGTCCTGCTGGACAACAAGCTCCAGGCGCTGACCACCATCCTGACGCCGATCCCGGACGGCAACGTCTGGCTGATGCTCCCGCTGCTGGCCGGCGTGGGTGCGGTGGTCAGCGCGGTCACCGCGTGGGTCACCCTGCGCTTCTACCTCAAGGTCTGACGCACCTCGCAGCGCTGACGACAGCCGCAAACCCGCTGTGGGTTTGCGGCTGTCGTGCGTTTTAGCGCCTTACAGGGCGATTAGTCGGAGTACGGTGCTCTTCGTGGGGTATCGCCGAATCGAGCCGTTTCTCGCCGCCTGCCTCTGTCTGCTCAGCGTCGTGGGCCTGACCCTGGCCGTCCCGGCACCGGCCGCGGCGGACCGGGGCGACGACGCCGCCAAAGCGGTCCGCCGGGCCGAAGCGCTCCTGGAGAGCGCGAGTGCCACCGCCCGGGCCGCCGCCCGCAACCTCGCCCGCGCCACCGCGTCCCTGCCGGCCGCCCAGCACAAGGTCGCCACCAGCCGCGGCGTGGTCGTCGCCAGCCGGGTCGAGGCCAACACCGCCCGCGAGCGCGCGAACGCCGCCCGGCTCGAGTACAGCCAGGTCGCCGGACGCTACGAGGCGGTCGCCCAGCAGGTCCGGGAGGCCCGCGGCCGGGTCGAGGAGATCGCCACGGCCAGTTACATGGGCAGCGGCTTCTCCCGGCTCAACGTCCTGGTCTCGGCGAACGGGCCGCAGGACCTGATGGACCGGCTGGGACTCGTCGATCAGCTGATGCAACACGAGCAGGCTGAGGTGCGTACCCTCGTCGGGGTCCGTTGGGAAGCGCGAGCCGCGCATGACCGCGCGGCCGCTGCCAAGCGTGCCGCGGAGGAAGCCGAGCGTGCGGCCACCGACAAGCTGCAGGCCGCGCAGGCGGCCCAGGCCGCCGCCGTCCGTGCCCAGCGCGCCCTCGACAATCTGGTCATCGCCCGCGGCACCGCGCTGCGTTCCGCCCGGGCCCAGCGCAGCGCAGTCCTCGCGCAGTACCGCGCGGCCGTCGTCGCCGAACGGCGCGTGCAGGCCACCCTGCGCGGCTGGGACAACCGCAACGGCAACATCGGACGGTACGGCGGCGGCCGGCTCACCATGCCGGTCCGCGGCTGGAAGAGCAGCGACTACGGGCACCGATACGACCCCTACTACCGGGTCTGGCAGCTGCATGCCGGCACCGACTTCGCGGCCGGCTCGGGCACCCCGATCCGGGCCGCCGCCACCGGCCGGGTGATCCAGGCCGGCTGGAACGGTGGTTACGGTCAGTACACCTGCATCAACCACGGACGGCTCGGCGGGCGGGGATTCACCACCTGTTACGGCCACCAGTCCCGGATCTACGTGAACGTGGGCGATTACGTACGCCGCGGCCAGGTGATCGGGAAGGTCGGCAGCACCGGCGCGTCCACCGGAGCACACCTGCATTTCGAGACCCGGTTCGGCGGCACACCCCGCAATCCGCTGCACTACCTCCCCGGCTGTCTCTGCTGAGGCGACAGGTAGTCTTGGCGCCATGCCACGCGAACAGGGGCGAAAGCTCGTTGCCTCCAACCGCAAGGCTCGCCACGACTACACCATCCTCGATACCTTCGAGGCCGGGATGGTGCTCACCGGCACCGAGGTGAAATCGCTGCGTGCCGGTCGCGCCTCGCTGGTCGACGCCTTCGGCCACGAGAAGAACGGCGAGATCTACCTCCACGGCATGCACATCCCGGAGTACTCGCAGGGAACGTGGACCAACCACGAGCCGCGCCGGGTGCGCAAGCTCCTGCTGCACCGCGAAGAGATCCACAAGATGGTGGGCAAGCTGCGCGACGACGGCGTCACCCTGGTGCCGCTCTCGGTCTATTTCGAGAACGGGTACGCGAAGGTCGAGCTCGGCGTCGCCAAGGGCAAGAAGGCGTACGACAAGCGTCAGGATCTGGCCAGCCGGGATGCGCAGCGGGAGATCAACCGGGCGCTGGGCCGCCGTGCCAAGGGACGTGACTGACGGGTATTCTGCCCGTCCGTCTGCTCCGCCTCTCCGTCCTTTCATTCGCGTCGCGTCGGTCCGTCCTGCCTTTGAGTCGGTCCGTCCTGCCTTTGAGGAGACCCGGTCGTTGTCCAAGCACTCCGCCCGTCAGTTCACCACGGCACGCCTCGTCCTCAGCTCCGCCGCAGCGATCCTGGTTCTCCTCGTCGGCTGGATCGCGTTCCGCGCCGGCGGCCCGGCCGCCGCTGACGAACCGCTGATCGTCCAACCGTCGGCGAACCTCCAAGCCCTCGACGCCTCACTGCCGCCCGTGGTCGAAGCCACCACCGTCCCGTCGCCCGCGGCCTCACCGTCTGTTTCGCCGTCACCGTCGGCTCGCTCGGCGTCTCCTTCGCCCTCACCGTCGGCCTCCCGCAAGCCCAAGAAGTCGCCGCAGCCCTCAATCAGCCCGTCCAAGGCCGCGCCGTCGCCGGCCCCATCGCCGGCCGGCGGTCTGGAGGTCACCTACTCCAACAGCGCCTCCTGGCGGGACGGTTTCATCGCCGCGGTCCGCGTCGTCAACAACGGCTCGACCGCGCGGGACTTCACCATCACGATCAGCTATCCGTCCGGCACCGACCTGCGCATCCGCGGCGACTGGAACGGCACGGCCGGCGCCGACGACAACCGGGTCACCCTGCGCGGCAACTCCCTGGCACCGGGCGCATCCATCAACACCGGTTTCCAGGCCGCCAAGGACGACGACGACAGTTCCCGCCCCTCCGGCTGTACCGTGGTGGGCGGCACCTGCACGGTGAGCTAAGATTGTCGGGCTGTAGCAACAAACCAGGGGGTGACTGGTTTCGACTTCGTAGGTGGAGACAGGGGAAGCGAGCCGAGGAAGCCGACGTCGTCTCGAGAATCGGTCGTCGGAAACTTATAAGCGCCAAGGATAACTCCCGCGCTGACTTCGCTCTTGCCGCCTGAGGTAAGTAGCAAGTCTGTCGACCCGGGGTCGCCTTCGACCCGGTCTGTCGGCATCAGCTAGAAGGCTGGCCAACCGGTTCTAGTCGTGAGGACCGTGCGGCGAGATCAAACACGACTGGGCCTGTCATACCAACTCGCTCACGTGATTGGTAGGGCCGAGTAGAGGCACAGTGAGCTGCGCTCGGAGAAGCCCTGACAAAGCAACGAAGGACCCGGGTTCGATTCCCGGCACCTCCACGAGAGGGTCAGAGCGGCGCCGCCCGATGGGGCGGCGCCGCTCTCGTTTTCAGGCCGCGATGCAGCCGGAGAGGGTCCAGTCGGGGCGGCGGTAGGAGGCCGCCTGGCCCGCATGTCCCCGGATGGTGACGCCGGAGAGGGCTTCGGGGATCACATCGGCCTCGTCGGGCGCCTTGACGTACACGCCGATCTGGTCGTCGGGCGACTTGTTGAGCACCTCGACCACGACTTCGCTGGGCTCCTCGTCCAGGGACAGCGTCTCCTTGATCAGACCCTCGGGGCGTAGGGGTATGGGAAAGCC is part of the Actinoplanes sp. NBC_00393 genome and harbors:
- the ftsE gene encoding cell division ATP-binding protein FtsE — protein: MIQLENVTKTYPKASRPSLDNVSVGIEKGEFVFFIGPSGSGKSTIIKLLLHEVAPTRGKVVVNAKDVTTLRSWKVPHFRRSIGCVFQDFRLLPNRTAYENVAFALEVIGKTKAVARRVVPEVLELVGLGGKEHRYPHELSGGEQQRVAVARAFVNRPLILLADEPTGNLDPDTSIEIMRLLDRINRTGTTVVMVTHDSNIVNQMRRRVIEIESGRIVRDQARGVYG
- a CDS encoding cellulose binding domain-containing protein; translation: MSKHSARQFTTARLVLSSAAAILVLLVGWIAFRAGGPAAADEPLIVQPSANLQALDASLPPVVEATTVPSPAASPSVSPSPSARSASPSPSPSASRKPKKSPQPSISPSKAAPSPAPSPAGGLEVTYSNSASWRDGFIAAVRVVNNGSTARDFTITISYPSGTDLRIRGDWNGTAGADDNRVTLRGNSLAPGASINTGFQAAKDDDDSSRPSGCTVVGGTCTVS
- the ftsX gene encoding permease-like cell division protein FtsX, producing the protein MRVKYVLNEVLVGLWRNVTMTVAMIITMSVSLTMLGASVLMYMQVDQMKNFYYDKIEVSIFLTNEATDGEKQAIEQAIDGSGLVEEKTHETKEQAFARFQELWKDSPDFVQAINADSLPESFRVRLTDPEKYDEFAKKIEGLAGIRQVIDQRTLLDKVFNIFNSIQVMSLVVAAVMAFAALLLVGNTIQVAAYSKRREVAVMKLVGASNWFIQAPFVLEAVVAGLIGAILGFVALFIGKVVLLDNKLQALTTILTPIPDGNVWLMLPLLAGVGAVVSAVTAWVTLRFYLKV
- a CDS encoding M23 family metallopeptidase is translated as MGYRRIEPFLAACLCLLSVVGLTLAVPAPAAADRGDDAAKAVRRAEALLESASATARAAARNLARATASLPAAQHKVATSRGVVVASRVEANTARERANAARLEYSQVAGRYEAVAQQVREARGRVEEIATASYMGSGFSRLNVLVSANGPQDLMDRLGLVDQLMQHEQAEVRTLVGVRWEARAAHDRAAAAKRAAEEAERAATDKLQAAQAAQAAAVRAQRALDNLVIARGTALRSARAQRSAVLAQYRAAVVAERRVQATLRGWDNRNGNIGRYGGGRLTMPVRGWKSSDYGHRYDPYYRVWQLHAGTDFAAGSGTPIRAAATGRVIQAGWNGGYGQYTCINHGRLGGRGFTTCYGHQSRIYVNVGDYVRRGQVIGKVGSTGASTGAHLHFETRFGGTPRNPLHYLPGCLC
- the smpB gene encoding SsrA-binding protein SmpB, whose product is MPREQGRKLVASNRKARHDYTILDTFEAGMVLTGTEVKSLRAGRASLVDAFGHEKNGEIYLHGMHIPEYSQGTWTNHEPRRVRKLLLHREEIHKMVGKLRDDGVTLVPLSVYFENGYAKVELGVAKGKKAYDKRQDLASRDAQREINRALGRRAKGRD